In one window of Siphonobacter curvatus DNA:
- a CDS encoding RagB/SusD family nutrient uptake outer membrane protein, with protein sequence MATLLSVTLSSCDRDLLETFPNDRLSESLFWHNENDAKLAANALYADLDGVNIISWDALTDIAHTNQNFDVQAYIELGSYDATSSKIYTEWANAYKGIRATSYFLANVDKVTTANTALINQLKGEAKVLRAYQYIKLAGLFGDVPLITTPLSIEEGRSLTRTPVSQIWDFVDQELSEAAPLLPLTYAAADKGRVTRGAALGLLARANLWAGRYQKAANAADQVIKLGVYGLYESYEKLFSYAAENNREVLLDNQFIKDTYPNTVFQTLAPYSQKNGGSSYVPTKVLADLYETSTGKRITDSQSGYNPTQPYVNRDNRLKYSLYLEGDILPSGAVFKPQPTSGTSDAIGSTYIASTTGFNIKKYINTEDYANPANSGINIILLRYAEVLLTYAEAKIELNQLDAEVLTAINTVRNGRGDVKQPSITSTSQAELREIVRRERAVELAFEGQRLFDIRRWKIADKVVPGPVYGITYVSANGSLTTVQVVAVNKVFDVNRHYLWPIPQKEIDLNNSLVQNPGW encoded by the coding sequence ATGGCCACTCTTTTGAGTGTAACCTTGTCTTCCTGTGATCGGGATTTATTGGAGACGTTTCCTAATGATCGCCTCTCGGAAAGTTTATTCTGGCACAACGAAAATGACGCCAAACTGGCGGCCAACGCCCTTTATGCTGATTTGGATGGTGTCAACATTATTAGTTGGGATGCCTTGACGGATATTGCCCACACGAATCAGAACTTTGATGTACAGGCTTACATTGAGTTGGGTTCTTACGATGCTACCAGCTCTAAAATCTACACCGAATGGGCCAATGCCTACAAAGGAATTCGAGCAACATCCTACTTTCTGGCAAACGTCGATAAAGTAACTACGGCGAATACCGCACTGATTAATCAACTTAAAGGAGAGGCAAAAGTATTGCGGGCTTATCAATACATTAAACTGGCTGGTTTATTCGGCGATGTTCCCTTAATAACCACTCCCCTTAGTATTGAAGAGGGAAGAAGCCTAACTCGAACGCCCGTTTCACAAATCTGGGATTTTGTGGATCAGGAACTCAGCGAAGCCGCACCGCTATTACCCCTTACTTACGCCGCTGCCGATAAAGGTAGAGTAACCCGTGGAGCTGCTCTGGGACTTTTGGCAAGAGCCAATTTGTGGGCCGGACGTTACCAGAAAGCCGCCAATGCCGCCGATCAGGTCATCAAACTTGGGGTATATGGACTTTATGAATCTTACGAAAAGTTGTTCAGTTATGCCGCTGAAAACAACAGGGAAGTTTTGTTAGATAACCAGTTTATTAAAGATACGTATCCTAATACGGTGTTTCAGACGCTGGCTCCTTACAGTCAGAAAAATGGAGGAAGTAGCTACGTACCCACCAAAGTGCTAGCCGATTTGTACGAGACTTCAACGGGAAAACGTATTACGGATTCACAGAGTGGCTATAATCCGACTCAGCCTTATGTGAATCGGGATAATCGGCTGAAGTATTCCTTGTATTTGGAAGGAGACATTTTACCCAGTGGAGCCGTTTTCAAACCCCAGCCCACTAGTGGAACTTCCGACGCAATAGGAAGTACGTATATTGCTTCCACGACTGGATTTAACATCAAAAAATACATTAATACGGAAGATTATGCGAACCCTGCCAATTCCGGCATTAACATTATTTTGCTTCGGTATGCGGAGGTCTTATTGACTTACGCCGAGGCTAAAATTGAACTCAATCAGCTGGATGCGGAGGTATTAACGGCCATTAACACGGTTCGAAACGGAAGAGGTGACGTAAAACAACCGTCCATTACTAGCACCTCGCAAGCAGAATTGCGGGAAATTGTACGCCGGGAGAGGGCCGTTGAATTGGCCTTTGAAGGACAACGATTGTTTGATATTCGTCGCTGGAAAATTGCTGATAAAGTTGTCCCAGGCCCGGTGTATGGAATAACCTATGTCAGTGCAAACGGCTCATTAACCACTGTTCAGGTAGTGGCCGTAAATAAAGTTTTTGACGTAAATCGGCATTACCTGTGGCCCATTCCGCAAAAAGAAATTGATTTAAATAATTCATTAGTACAAAATCCAGGCTGGTAA
- a CDS encoding sulfatase family protein: protein MNTIKRFAFIPSMVWVLLVAFTAMGQKSASKSPNIVLFFIDDLGYGDLSVTGALGYKTPNLDQLAAEGTRFTNFMAAQAVCSASRAALLTGCYPNRVGISGALGPESLVGLNPKEETIAELLKAKGYATGIFGKWHLGSKQEFLPLQQGFDEYYGVPYSHDMWPLHPWQKQAQYPPLYWIENNTSGKEIRNLDEVSELTPTITEKAVGFIKKNKNKPFFLYVPHPLPHVPLAASKRFKGKSEKGIFGDVLMELDWSVGEILKELKSQGLDQNTLVVFTSDNGPWLNYGDHAGSSGGFREGKGTSFEGGQREPTIMRWPGVIPAGRISNKLLSTIDILPTLAKLTGAKLPVEKIDGIEFVDLLKGDDTKTPRQEFLYYYRKNSLEAVRKDNWKLIFPHPGRSYEVSLPGKDGQPGPTSENHEFPKALYDLTRDPGERYNVLEQHPEIVAELEKIADRAREDLGDDLQKKEGKNRRSVGVVERK from the coding sequence ATGAATACTATCAAACGATTCGCTTTTATTCCATCGATGGTTTGGGTACTATTAGTAGCTTTCACGGCAATGGGACAGAAATCAGCTTCGAAAAGCCCAAACATCGTTCTCTTTTTTATTGATGACCTAGGGTATGGGGATTTATCCGTTACGGGTGCTTTAGGGTATAAAACGCCCAATCTGGATCAGCTGGCGGCGGAAGGAACCCGCTTTACCAACTTCATGGCCGCTCAGGCCGTGTGTAGTGCGTCGAGAGCCGCCTTGCTTACGGGATGCTACCCGAATCGGGTTGGAATTTCCGGGGCTTTAGGACCCGAATCACTCGTGGGTTTGAATCCCAAAGAAGAAACTATTGCCGAATTACTGAAAGCAAAAGGATACGCCACCGGGATTTTTGGCAAATGGCATTTAGGGAGCAAACAGGAATTTCTGCCTCTGCAACAGGGCTTTGACGAGTATTACGGTGTTCCTTATTCGCACGACATGTGGCCGTTGCATCCCTGGCAGAAACAGGCCCAATATCCCCCTCTTTACTGGATCGAGAATAATACATCCGGTAAAGAAATTAGAAATCTGGATGAGGTGAGTGAACTCACGCCTACGATTACTGAAAAGGCCGTTGGGTTCATTAAGAAAAACAAAAATAAACCTTTCTTTTTATACGTGCCGCATCCTTTGCCACACGTGCCCCTGGCTGCTTCGAAACGATTTAAAGGCAAAAGTGAAAAGGGCATTTTTGGGGATGTCTTGATGGAGTTAGACTGGTCGGTGGGTGAGATATTGAAGGAGCTGAAAAGTCAGGGGCTGGATCAGAATACCTTGGTAGTCTTTACGAGTGATAATGGTCCCTGGCTGAATTACGGCGATCATGCCGGTTCGTCGGGAGGATTCAGAGAAGGAAAAGGCACTTCCTTTGAAGGCGGACAACGCGAGCCAACAATTATGCGTTGGCCTGGAGTTATTCCAGCGGGCCGTATTTCAAATAAATTGCTTTCGACGATTGATATTCTACCCACACTCGCCAAACTAACGGGAGCTAAACTTCCGGTAGAAAAAATTGATGGGATTGAATTCGTTGATTTATTGAAAGGGGATGATACGAAAACACCACGGCAGGAATTTCTTTATTATTACCGAAAAAACAGTTTGGAAGCGGTGCGGAAGGATAACTGGAAATTAATTTTTCCCCATCCCGGCCGGAGTTATGAAGTTTCTTTGCCCGGGAAAGATGGTCAGCCGGGCCCCACTTCCGAGAACCATGAATTTCCGAAAGCCCTTTATGATCTCACGCGTGATCCCGGCGAACGGTATAATGTGCTGGAACAACATCCAGAGATTGTAGCGGAGTTAGAGAAAATTGCTGATCGAGCCAGAGAAGATCTGGGAGATGATCTACAGAAAAAAGAAGGGAAAAATCGACGTTCAGTGGGTGTAGTGGAACGAAAATGA
- a CDS encoding glycoside hydrolase family 2 protein has translation MLKRYCFVAIPLLLIRFVFYFQDVQAQIVELPTRWTKAAQSAPIPLSEYPRPQLQRSQWLCLNGTWNYQGGPAVASALNPAKAVNFSQTSETIRVPYCPESALSGIKRKQEINMWYQRTVTLPAAWTGKQILLHFDAVDHHATVFVNGQKAGSHAGGYDAFSFDITALLNKGENSIVVAAYDPNDGRTPSGKNGPRGDYTFTSGIWQTVWLEPVSKTYIKKIRLLPDLAGQRVKIEVEASAGANVTATVLDGKKTMVSADGKTGTAFYVPITNPKPWSPDSPFLYDVKITLKSASGDALDEVTSYFGMRDVALGKVDGVVRPLLNGQFVMQLGLLDQGYWPDGILTAPTEEALKSDLEFTKKAGYNLIRKHMKTEPQRFYYWADKLGLLVWQDMPAIWYPDEDTLTTRAAFRNELKAVIDDHYNSPSIICWVPFNENWGAFDVKNITNWVKTLDPSRLVNGNSGFNNNPSYQKAYGDPKNGDFVDTHIYVGPSKASVPDNQRAASLGEFGGVGLFVRGHMWPVENNAYAYEPTPSALTDRYIFLLDQVEQLMRYKGLSVAVYTQTTDVEHEVNGLLTYDRYVEKMDVDRIRAVNQAVIEAGSTLAAKKE, from the coding sequence ATGTTAAAACGCTATTGCTTCGTCGCTATTCCGCTGCTGCTAATCCGCTTTGTTTTCTACTTTCAAGACGTTCAGGCCCAGATCGTCGAGTTGCCAACTCGCTGGACCAAAGCGGCCCAATCCGCTCCCATACCACTCTCTGAATACCCCCGACCCCAGTTGCAGCGGAGCCAGTGGCTTTGTCTGAACGGCACCTGGAATTACCAGGGCGGGCCAGCCGTCGCTTCAGCCTTGAATCCGGCTAAAGCAGTGAACTTCTCCCAAACGTCTGAAACGATTCGGGTGCCCTACTGTCCGGAATCGGCTCTATCCGGCATCAAACGAAAGCAGGAAATCAATATGTGGTACCAGCGGACGGTTACGCTTCCGGCCGCCTGGACCGGCAAACAGATTCTTCTTCATTTTGACGCCGTGGATCACCACGCAACCGTATTTGTGAACGGTCAGAAAGCGGGAAGCCACGCCGGTGGATACGATGCCTTTTCTTTCGACATCACCGCTCTGCTCAACAAAGGAGAAAACAGCATCGTTGTAGCCGCCTATGACCCCAACGACGGGCGTACGCCGTCGGGCAAGAATGGGCCACGGGGGGACTATACCTTTACTTCCGGGATTTGGCAGACCGTATGGCTGGAACCCGTCAGCAAAACCTACATCAAAAAGATTCGTCTTCTGCCGGACCTGGCTGGCCAGCGGGTGAAGATTGAGGTAGAGGCCAGTGCGGGAGCAAACGTAACCGCCACCGTTCTCGACGGGAAGAAAACGATGGTTAGTGCTGACGGCAAGACCGGAACGGCATTTTACGTGCCCATTACCAACCCAAAGCCCTGGTCGCCGGATTCGCCTTTTCTTTATGACGTAAAAATTACGCTAAAATCAGCCAGTGGCGACGCGTTGGATGAAGTAACGAGCTATTTCGGGATGCGGGACGTCGCCCTGGGCAAAGTGGATGGGGTCGTCCGGCCGCTGCTCAATGGTCAGTTTGTGATGCAACTGGGTTTACTTGATCAGGGCTATTGGCCCGACGGTATTCTGACCGCACCCACCGAGGAAGCGCTGAAATCGGATTTGGAGTTTACTAAAAAAGCGGGTTACAACCTGATTCGCAAGCACATGAAAACGGAGCCTCAGCGGTTCTATTACTGGGCGGATAAACTAGGATTGCTGGTTTGGCAGGATATGCCTGCGATCTGGTATCCCGATGAAGACACGCTGACTACGCGGGCTGCTTTCCGCAATGAACTGAAAGCAGTCATCGACGATCATTACAATTCCCCGTCGATTATTTGCTGGGTTCCCTTCAACGAAAACTGGGGGGCATTCGACGTAAAAAACATCACCAACTGGGTCAAAACGCTTGACCCTTCCCGATTGGTCAACGGCAATTCGGGCTTTAATAATAACCCTTCCTACCAAAAAGCGTATGGCGACCCTAAAAACGGTGACTTTGTGGATACCCACATTTATGTAGGGCCTTCTAAGGCATCGGTACCGGATAACCAGCGAGCGGCTTCTCTGGGTGAGTTTGGGGGCGTTGGTTTATTCGTGCGTGGACATATGTGGCCCGTTGAAAACAACGCCTATGCCTATGAGCCCACCCCATCGGCCTTGACGGACCGATACATTTTTCTACTGGATCAGGTGGAGCAACTGATGCGATATAAAGGTTTAAGCGTGGCCGTCTATACGCAAACGACGGACGTTGAACACGAAGTAAATGGACTACTGACGTACGATCGCTACGTGGAGAAGATGGACGTAGACCGCATTCGGGCAGTGAATCAGGCCGTCATTGAGGCCGGATCGACGCTGGCCGCTAAAAAAGAATAG
- a CDS encoding helix-turn-helix domain-containing protein yields MATEPLLRMDSLFAYHQLAGLPKPSHPLISVVRFEDIRPRAGNQPKSIVNNFYSIALKRNFSGRLKYGQQPYDFDNGVMVFLAPGQVLTVAADETHEHTGWLLMIHADFLWHTPLSKTIRQYAYFDYSVHEALFLSEKEESVIEGIIQQIQQEYLAPIDQFSQPIIIAQLGVLLNYAERFYQRQFLTRKISNHTILDRFEAVLEAYFVSDELGKTGLPTVGYMAEQLNLSPTYLSSLLKTLTGQNTQQHIHDKLINQAKQMLSTTNLSVSEIAYRLGFEHPQSLSKLFKRKTNASPAAFRHSFN; encoded by the coding sequence ATGGCAACTGAACCGCTCCTTAGAATGGATAGCCTATTCGCTTATCATCAATTGGCTGGCCTTCCTAAACCAAGCCACCCGCTCATTAGCGTGGTTCGATTTGAAGACATCAGACCCCGAGCAGGTAATCAACCCAAAAGCATTGTTAACAACTTCTATTCGATTGCACTAAAAAGAAATTTCAGTGGTCGACTTAAATACGGTCAACAGCCCTATGATTTCGACAATGGGGTAATGGTCTTTTTAGCACCCGGTCAAGTGCTAACGGTTGCAGCTGATGAGACCCATGAGCATACGGGCTGGTTATTAATGATTCACGCGGATTTTTTGTGGCATACTCCCCTATCTAAAACGATTCGGCAATATGCCTATTTTGATTATTCGGTTCATGAAGCCCTCTTTTTGTCTGAAAAGGAAGAGTCAGTGATTGAAGGCATTATACAACAGATTCAGCAGGAATATCTAGCTCCCATCGACCAGTTCAGTCAGCCCATCATCATTGCTCAACTCGGTGTGCTACTTAACTATGCCGAGCGGTTTTACCAGCGGCAGTTTCTTACCCGAAAGATCAGCAATCACACCATTCTTGACCGATTTGAGGCCGTACTGGAGGCTTACTTTGTCAGTGATGAATTAGGGAAAACGGGGCTGCCAACAGTCGGCTACATGGCTGAACAACTCAATCTATCACCCACCTATCTGAGCAGCTTACTCAAAACGCTGACGGGCCAAAACACCCAACAGCATATTCATGATAAGCTCATTAACCAAGCTAAACAAATGCTCTCTACTACTAATTTGTCGGTTAGTGAAATTGCGTATAGACTGGGTTTTGAACATCCCCAATCGCTCAGCAAGTTATTTAAGAGAAAGACCAATGCCTCGCCCGCAGCGTTTCGTCATTCATTCAATTAG
- a CDS encoding SDR family oxidoreductase has protein sequence MILVTGATGQLGTAVINQLLQKVPVSQIAAFVRDETKAVNLIKQGVTIHIGTYDDPQSLERAMQAMETVLLIAGTDEENRVRQHQHVIDAAKKARIQRIAYTSRALKDPSTLVNRLMEGHFQTEDYIKASGLPYTLFQNSLYMDAIPQFVGGDAVFERGIYLPAGQGRVALALRSEMGEAIANALTSTTEGNVTYQLTGSKSYSFYDVATALTALSGKSVTYTPAELSPFETQLIGRGLAAVVARRITGFITDIANGQEDIIRPDLERLLGRKPTALNQGLNLLYKL, from the coding sequence ATGATTTTAGTAACCGGAGCTACCGGCCAACTGGGCACCGCAGTTATCAATCAGTTACTGCAAAAAGTACCAGTCAGCCAGATTGCCGCCTTCGTGCGGGATGAAACGAAAGCCGTCAACCTGATTAAACAGGGGGTGACTATACACATAGGTACCTACGATGACCCCCAAAGTCTTGAACGTGCCATGCAGGCAATGGAAACAGTCCTGTTGATTGCGGGTACAGACGAAGAAAACCGAGTTCGCCAACACCAGCATGTCATCGATGCAGCTAAGAAAGCCCGTATTCAACGAATTGCTTACACGAGCCGGGCATTGAAAGATCCGTCAACGCTGGTCAACCGATTGATGGAAGGCCACTTTCAGACCGAAGATTACATTAAAGCCAGTGGACTGCCTTATACCCTGTTTCAGAATAGCCTGTATATGGATGCGATCCCCCAGTTTGTAGGAGGGGATGCCGTTTTCGAGCGGGGCATCTATCTGCCAGCTGGACAGGGCAGGGTTGCTCTGGCACTACGAAGCGAGATGGGCGAAGCGATAGCAAATGCCCTAACGAGTACCACAGAAGGTAACGTAACGTATCAGCTCACCGGCAGCAAATCCTACTCGTTTTATGATGTAGCGACTGCTTTGACTGCCTTATCAGGCAAGTCAGTAACGTATACGCCAGCGGAGCTTTCCCCGTTTGAGACGCAACTTATCGGACGCGGGTTAGCTGCTGTCGTAGCCCGGCGAATCACCGGGTTTATAACTGATATTGCCAATGGCCAAGAAGACATCATCCGTCCCGACTTGGAAAGGCTGCTTGGTCGAAAGCCGACGGCACTTAACCAAGGGCTAAACTTATTATATAAGCTGTAA
- a CDS encoding Crp/Fnr family transcriptional regulator encodes MNNQIDGASLGVFSEDERQLLQSRLRVRQLQKNELLLKEGTRCQSMYFIQSGCLYACTMGELEEKVTALHGPGEWCTNYSSFIAQNPSQTSIKAYAATQVLELTLVEIHALIALSPVYLQLGKLLEGALHRTRYLDTTMNPTEKYQQLLKDQPQLLQLFPLKMIASYLQMTPETLSRVRARF; translated from the coding sequence ATGAATAATCAAATAGATGGGGCATCCCTGGGCGTGTTCTCGGAAGATGAAAGACAACTGCTGCAAAGCCGTTTGCGGGTAAGGCAGCTTCAAAAAAATGAGCTCCTGCTTAAGGAAGGCACGCGTTGCCAATCGATGTATTTTATCCAGTCGGGTTGCCTGTATGCCTGTACGATGGGAGAGCTGGAAGAAAAAGTTACGGCCCTGCATGGGCCGGGTGAGTGGTGTACGAATTATTCCAGTTTTATCGCTCAGAACCCTTCGCAAACTTCCATTAAGGCCTACGCCGCTACTCAAGTGCTGGAGTTAACGCTCGTCGAGATTCATGCCCTCATTGCTTTATCTCCCGTGTATCTCCAGCTAGGGAAGCTATTGGAAGGAGCTTTACACCGAACGCGATATCTGGATACGACGATGAACCCTACCGAGAAATATCAACAGCTACTCAAAGACCAACCACAGCTCCTGCAGCTCTTTCCTTTAAAGATGATAGCCTCCTATCTTCAGATGACTCCAGAAACGCTAAGCCGGGTCAGGGCTCGTTTCTAG
- a CDS encoding bleomycin resistance protein → MLLFVHPKLPMRHKQLTKEFYLKTLGFEQVGSDAFDDYLMVRKDQIEIHFFLFTDLDPAQNYGQVYIRTNPIETFYESLIEQQVSIHPAGHLERKPWGPKEFSLLDPDSNLLTFGE, encoded by the coding sequence ATGCTACTTTTTGTTCACCCTAAGTTACCGATGCGTCATAAGCAACTCACGAAAGAATTCTACCTGAAGACCTTAGGCTTTGAGCAAGTAGGCTCTGATGCCTTTGATGATTACCTGATGGTTCGAAAAGATCAGATTGAGATTCATTTCTTTTTGTTTACGGATCTGGACCCCGCTCAAAACTATGGACAGGTCTATATTAGAACCAACCCCATTGAAACCTTCTATGAATCACTAATCGAGCAACAGGTAAGCATTCATCCGGCGGGGCATTTAGAGCGAAAGCCCTGGGGACCTAAAGAATTTTCCTTATTAGACCCTGACTCCAACTTACTTACGTTCGGTGAATAA
- a CDS encoding FAD-dependent oxidoreductase, with protein sequence MKHTLIDGKTIAIVGGGPVGLLTARLLQMNGGNVHVFERDPDPPARISGGTLDIHHDTGQIALQEAGLLEAYFEKARPVMERQFDKLGNLLFEQVPTNETQRLRPEIDRKDFRKIILDVLLPGTVSWNKQVMRAEKIDGSYLLAFQDGLTATADILIGAEGGRSKIRPLVTNTPRVYTGSTIIQGDIPHPSMDCPAIMSLTQGANMAATEDGKVVFLQYRADGSLNYYLSFRRPEDWFNASGVSLSDRTAMADFLSREFTGWAPVYHQLFRATTEFQMLLMYQLPIGSPWETFDHITLVGDAAHVMPPFAGVGVNIGLLDALNLANNLTKGHFNSVTAAIEDYTRKMFAYASKAQADTQQAELDFHEEEHNGHFGEKK encoded by the coding sequence ATGAAACATACACTAATCGACGGTAAGACTATTGCTATTGTTGGGGGAGGACCGGTAGGATTACTGACCGCTAGGCTCTTACAAATGAATGGGGGAAATGTCCACGTTTTCGAGCGGGACCCTGATCCACCGGCTCGCATTAGTGGCGGAACGCTAGATATTCACCACGATACTGGTCAAATTGCCCTTCAGGAAGCAGGTCTCTTAGAGGCTTACTTTGAAAAAGCCCGTCCAGTCATGGAGCGACAGTTTGATAAGCTCGGTAATCTACTTTTTGAACAGGTTCCTACTAACGAAACGCAACGTTTGCGTCCCGAAATTGACCGTAAAGACTTTCGTAAGATTATTCTGGATGTACTACTACCGGGCACCGTGAGCTGGAATAAACAAGTGATGCGAGCAGAAAAAATAGATGGGAGCTACCTGCTTGCTTTTCAAGATGGATTAACGGCCACGGCGGATATACTGATCGGAGCAGAGGGAGGCCGCTCCAAGATTAGGCCACTGGTAACGAATACGCCGCGTGTTTATACGGGTAGCACTATTATCCAGGGCGACATTCCACATCCATCTATGGACTGCCCCGCTATTATGTCCCTGACCCAGGGAGCCAATATGGCAGCTACTGAAGACGGCAAAGTAGTGTTTCTACAATACCGGGCGGATGGCTCTCTCAACTATTACCTCTCGTTTAGACGGCCCGAAGACTGGTTCAATGCGAGCGGAGTATCGCTCAGCGATCGGACTGCAATGGCCGATTTCCTGAGTCGGGAGTTTACCGGCTGGGCTCCAGTCTATCATCAGTTATTTAGGGCCACTACTGAATTTCAAATGCTGCTCATGTACCAATTACCCATCGGATCTCCCTGGGAAACATTTGATCACATTACACTGGTAGGAGATGCCGCTCACGTGATGCCACCCTTTGCCGGAGTCGGAGTCAATATTGGCTTACTGGATGCCTTAAACCTAGCAAACAACTTGACTAAGGGCCACTTTAACAGCGTAACCGCTGCCATTGAAGACTATACCCGAAAAATGTTCGCCTATGCCTCTAAAGCCCAAGCTGATACCCAGCAAGCAGAACTCGATTTCCATGAAGAAGAACACAACGGACATTTTGGGGAGAAAAAGTAG
- a CDS encoding TetR/AcrR family transcriptional regulator, whose product MEPAHIKRKKIAQETLRHQLLDAALRIANEQSWEAVTIRRIAESVAYTTTIVYSHFDSKEALLQALSDRGFTQLYELFDAAGSKTTDPSEQLLSLSLANWDFAVANPTLYQLMFTLKPPSPQTVSQPMIELKTVFRNLTGQADHELDNLILNWICLRQGCINTLLGFTRGMSQRLSEEVAKDLYIKFIHRFIESIAR is encoded by the coding sequence ATGGAACCCGCTCACATAAAGCGAAAAAAAATCGCCCAGGAAACGCTACGCCACCAACTTCTAGATGCCGCCCTTCGCATTGCCAACGAGCAAAGCTGGGAAGCGGTCACCATCCGGCGGATTGCAGAATCGGTAGCCTATACCACCACTATAGTCTACAGCCACTTTGACAGCAAAGAAGCTTTGCTCCAAGCCCTTTCGGACCGGGGTTTTACCCAATTATACGAGCTGTTTGATGCGGCAGGTAGCAAAACAACCGATCCATCTGAGCAATTACTTAGCTTATCGCTAGCGAACTGGGATTTTGCGGTAGCTAATCCAACACTTTACCAACTCATGTTTACCCTCAAGCCACCCTCTCCGCAGACAGTCAGTCAGCCTATGATAGAGCTCAAAACTGTCTTCAGGAACCTGACCGGACAAGCTGACCATGAACTAGATAATCTGATACTTAACTGGATTTGTTTGAGACAGGGCTGTATCAATACGTTATTGGGTTTCACCAGAGGAATGAGTCAACGTCTGTCTGAGGAGGTAGCCAAAGATTTGTATATCAAGTTTATTCATCGGTTCATCGAGAGTATAGCAAGGTGA
- a CDS encoding aspartate/glutamate racemase family protein: protein MKTLGLIGGMSWESSALYYQIINRTVKEHLGNLHSCSCLLYSVDFAPIERLQHQGDWQSLSELMMEAAQRLEKGGADLLILCTNTMHKVADQLQAATPVPFLHIADPTAEAILAAGLSRVALLGTRFTMTESFYKGRLQDKYKLQVLIPDPLDIDTIHRIIYEELVQGIVQEKSRQAYVAIIDKLYQQGAQCVILGCTEITLLIKQSDVVIPVFDTTQLHAQQAVKQLLGL from the coding sequence TTGAAAACACTAGGATTGATTGGCGGCATGAGTTGGGAATCCTCGGCCTTGTATTACCAAATCATCAACCGAACGGTGAAAGAACACTTGGGCAACCTTCACTCTTGCTCCTGTTTGCTGTATTCCGTTGATTTTGCCCCAATCGAGCGATTGCAGCATCAGGGCGATTGGCAATCGCTGAGCGAACTCATGATGGAAGCCGCTCAACGATTAGAGAAAGGGGGAGCTGATTTACTAATCCTGTGTACCAACACCATGCACAAAGTAGCCGACCAACTTCAAGCGGCTACGCCAGTCCCTTTCTTGCACATTGCTGACCCGACCGCCGAAGCAATACTCGCCGCGGGTCTGAGCCGAGTGGCATTATTGGGAACCCGGTTCACAATGACGGAATCCTTCTACAAAGGGCGACTCCAAGACAAATACAAGTTGCAAGTGCTCATTCCGGACCCCTTAGACATCGATACCATCCATCGGATCATTTACGAAGAACTCGTTCAAGGGATCGTTCAAGAAAAATCGAGACAGGCCTATGTAGCGATCATTGATAAGCTTTATCAGCAAGGGGCTCAATGCGTTATTTTAGGCTGCACAGAAATCACGTTGCTTATCAAGCAATCCGATGTAGTAATACCAGTGTTTGATACCACCCAGTTGCATGCTCAACAAGCAGTGAAACAGCTCTTGGGCTTGTAA